One window of the Lipingzhangella halophila genome contains the following:
- a CDS encoding tRNA-binding protein produces MATFEDFLELDIRVGRIVHAEPNAKASVPAYKLRIDFGAELGVKNSSAQLTENYDLESLKGRQVAAVVNFPPKKVAGFSSEVLVLAVVCEDSGTVLLRPDSEVTLGERVS; encoded by the coding sequence GTGGCGACGTTCGAGGATTTTCTGGAGCTTGACATCAGAGTGGGCAGGATCGTCCACGCTGAGCCGAACGCCAAGGCTTCGGTGCCCGCCTATAAGCTGCGGATCGACTTCGGCGCGGAACTGGGGGTCAAGAACAGTTCCGCGCAGTTGACCGAGAACTACGACCTGGAGAGTCTGAAAGGGCGGCAGGTCGCGGCGGTGGTGAACTTCCCGCCGAAGAAGGTGGCCGGTTTCAGCTCCGAGGTCCTCGTGCTCGCGGTGGTCTGCGAGGATTCCGGGACCGTTCTGCTGCGGCCCGATTCGGAAGTCACGCTGGGCGAGCGGGTTTCCTAG
- a CDS encoding LysR family transcriptional regulator: MNLANLDLNLLVALHALLQERNVTRAAERLGLSQPAMSAALARLRRHFDDELLVRVGNRFELSTLGRELSGQTEMACHVVERVFTAQAGFDPATSQREFTIITSDYPLAVLNPNLSEAMRERAPGVRLRFPQMSTPAVEDIDTTLRSVDGMLMPHGFITDQPAVDLFHDRWVCVAAEDNHSIGDRLTMDDVRRLPWVVTYRRPTSYASAVEQLDMLDIEPHIEVTVEGFLSVPLLVAGSERIALLQERLARKLLPLGGFRILECPFRAAPLVEGFWWHPSHRHDPGHAWLRGFLSDVAKEVGAPRPEDQGTAAPQ, translated from the coding sequence GTGAACCTCGCAAACCTGGACCTGAACCTGCTGGTCGCACTGCACGCGCTGTTGCAGGAGCGCAACGTCACCCGTGCCGCGGAGCGGCTCGGGCTCAGCCAGCCCGCCATGAGTGCCGCCCTGGCCCGGCTGCGCCGGCACTTCGACGACGAGCTGCTCGTCCGGGTCGGCAACCGCTTCGAGCTGAGCACCCTCGGGCGCGAGCTGAGCGGCCAGACCGAGATGGCCTGCCACGTCGTCGAGCGGGTGTTCACGGCCCAGGCGGGGTTCGACCCGGCCACCTCGCAGCGCGAGTTCACGATCATCACGTCGGACTACCCGCTCGCCGTGCTGAACCCGAACCTGAGCGAGGCCATGCGCGAGCGCGCTCCCGGGGTGCGGCTGCGGTTCCCGCAGATGAGCACGCCGGCGGTCGAGGACATCGACACGACGCTGCGCTCCGTCGACGGCATGCTCATGCCGCACGGCTTCATCACCGACCAGCCGGCCGTGGACCTCTTCCACGACCGCTGGGTCTGCGTCGCCGCCGAGGACAACCACTCCATCGGCGACCGCCTGACAATGGACGACGTGCGCCGCCTGCCCTGGGTGGTGACCTACCGGCGGCCCACCTCCTACGCCTCCGCCGTCGAACAGTTGGACATGCTCGACATAGAACCGCATATCGAGGTCACGGTCGAGGGCTTCCTCTCGGTTCCGCTGCTCGTGGCCGGCAGCGAGCGCATCGCGTTGCTCCAGGAGCGCCTGGCCCGCAAGCTGCTCCCGCTGGGCGGGTTCCGGATCCTGGAGTGCCCGTTCCGGGCCGCGCCGCTGGTCGAGGGCTTCTGGTGGCACCCGAGCCACCGCCACGATCCGGGGCACGCCTGGTTGCGCGGGTTCCTGAGCGACGTCGCCAAGGAGGTCGGCGCCCCGCGCCCTGAGGACCAGGGAACCGCGGCGCCGCAGTGA
- a CDS encoding fumarylacetoacetate hydrolase family protein, whose product MARPLPPPSPRFALGTFATADAPPFAGLVSDDRVVELTGAVPGGGSVRQLLDTWDDTLAALDALTRRPDLPWLDLADLRVLPPFVPGQVIQSGANYRTHVIDLVAAHREADDPRGEDEARADAAAMMDRRAAEGEPYLFAGLPSAVCGPYDDVVLPGYSDSHDWELELAAVIGRPAFRVTPEDALDHVAGYTIANDITTRDLVFRRDMPEIGTDWLRAKNAPTFLPLGPYLVPAARAGDPADLRVRLSLNGEAMQDESTGDMVFGVAQLVSAASRTVPLHPGDLVLTGSPAGNGMHWGRLLKDGDTMEGSITGLGTQRNRCVAEGDR is encoded by the coding sequence GTGGCGCGTCCTCTTCCGCCTCCCAGCCCGCGGTTCGCCCTCGGCACGTTCGCCACCGCGGACGCACCGCCCTTCGCCGGCCTGGTCAGCGACGACCGGGTGGTTGAGCTGACCGGCGCCGTTCCCGGCGGCGGGAGCGTCCGCCAGCTCCTGGACACCTGGGACGACACGCTCGCGGCGCTGGACGCCCTGACGCGCCGCCCGGACCTGCCGTGGCTGGACCTCGCGGACCTGCGGGTCCTGCCCCCGTTCGTTCCCGGCCAGGTGATCCAGTCCGGCGCGAACTACCGCACGCACGTCATCGACCTCGTCGCGGCGCATCGCGAGGCCGACGACCCGCGCGGCGAGGACGAGGCGCGGGCCGACGCGGCCGCGATGATGGACCGCCGCGCCGCCGAGGGCGAGCCCTACCTGTTCGCCGGGCTGCCCTCGGCCGTGTGCGGCCCCTATGACGACGTGGTGCTTCCCGGATACAGCGACTCCCACGACTGGGAGCTGGAGCTCGCCGCGGTCATCGGCCGGCCCGCGTTCCGCGTCACTCCGGAGGACGCGCTCGACCACGTGGCCGGCTACACCATCGCCAACGACATCACCACCCGCGACCTCGTCTTCCGCCGCGACATGCCCGAGATCGGCACCGACTGGCTACGCGCGAAGAACGCGCCGACGTTCCTGCCCCTCGGCCCGTACCTGGTGCCGGCCGCCCGCGCCGGCGACCCCGCCGACCTGCGCGTGCGGCTCAGCCTCAACGGCGAGGCCATGCAGGACGAGTCGACCGGGGACATGGTCTTCGGTGTCGCCCAGCTTGTCTCGGCGGCGTCCCGCACCGTGCCGCTCCACCCAGGCGACCTGGTGCTCACCGGCAGCCCGGCCGGTAACGGGATGCACTGGGGCCGGCTGCTCAAGGACGGAGACACCATGGAGGGCAGCATCACGGGCCTGGGAACCCAGCGGAACCGCTGTGTCGCGGAGGGGGACCGATGA
- a CDS encoding amidohydrolase family protein produces MLSDQPDQPGPPTVDAHAHVLLPTVESLVGGEPGLAAHRELDALRNGAEAMRVSGEMIATRWPRLTDVDTRLADMDAAGVDIQILSPSPSHYHYWAGPDLAQQVTTTANEAVAEHCAKAPDRLRGIGLAPLQHPGSAVAALEHAVAECGLAGVEISSHAPEPGGDGTVELSDPRLEQFWARAAELNAVVFLHPFGCTLGSRLDRWYLSNIAGQPVENAVALSHLIFSGVLDRHPELRLLAAHGGGYLPTHLGRADHGWEVRPDARGCAEPPSSYLPRLWFDSLVHTPEALRALVAAVGADRVVLGSDHPFDMGVDDPVARLEQAGLPESATRAIRGATAAALFALEPTTR; encoded by the coding sequence GTGCTGAGTGACCAACCCGACCAACCCGGCCCTCCCACTGTCGACGCGCACGCCCACGTCCTGCTGCCCACCGTCGAGTCCCTGGTCGGCGGCGAGCCGGGGTTGGCCGCGCACCGGGAGCTGGACGCGCTGCGCAACGGTGCGGAAGCCATGAGGGTCAGCGGGGAAATGATCGCCACCCGATGGCCGCGGCTGACCGACGTCGACACCCGGTTGGCGGATATGGACGCCGCCGGAGTGGACATCCAGATCCTCAGCCCGTCCCCCTCGCACTACCACTACTGGGCCGGCCCCGATCTGGCGCAGCAGGTCACGACCACGGCCAACGAGGCGGTCGCCGAGCACTGCGCCAAGGCTCCCGACCGGCTGCGCGGGATCGGCCTGGCGCCCCTGCAGCACCCCGGCTCGGCGGTCGCCGCTCTCGAACACGCGGTGGCCGAGTGCGGGCTGGCGGGCGTGGAGATCTCCTCGCACGCCCCCGAACCGGGCGGCGACGGCACCGTCGAGCTGTCCGACCCGCGCCTGGAGCAGTTCTGGGCGCGCGCCGCCGAGCTCAACGCCGTAGTGTTCCTGCACCCGTTCGGCTGCACCCTCGGCAGCCGCCTGGACCGCTGGTACCTCAGCAACATCGCCGGCCAGCCGGTCGAGAACGCTGTTGCCCTGTCCCATCTGATCTTCTCCGGCGTGCTCGACCGCCACCCGGAGCTGCGTCTGCTGGCCGCGCACGGCGGCGGTTACCTGCCCACCCACCTGGGACGCGCCGACCACGGCTGGGAGGTGCGGCCCGACGCGCGCGGCTGCGCCGAGCCACCCAGCAGTTACCTGCCCCGGCTGTGGTTCGACTCCCTGGTGCACACGCCCGAAGCGCTGCGGGCCCTGGTGGCCGCGGTGGGCGCCGACCGGGTCGTGCTCGGCTCCGACCACCCCTTCGACATGGGAGTGGACGACCCCGTAGCGCGGCTGGAACAGGCCGGGCTGCCCGAAAGCGCGACCCGCGCCATCCGCGGGGCCACCGCCGCCGCCCTGTTCGCCCTCGAACCGACCACTCGCTGA
- a CDS encoding VOC family protein, translating to MPDRLITHLRHVALAVPDYDKQHTFFTDTWGLSEVANDSGVSFLAAEGSPEQYIVRLRKADEKRIDLVSFGAATPEDVDALAARLVADDVRIVSEPGPVDTPGGGYGFRFFDIDGRTVEVSSDVATRQHRRVEEREAVPVRLSHVVLNSTDINRTRQWYERHLGFALSDSLSSPHMGELMHFMRCNPQHHSLAIAKAPHPSLHHISFEMRGIDEYMRGTGRLLRSGIRKIWGPGRHLAGDNTFSYFLDPHGNTLEYTTELELLDEDAWHPHVYDFTQPEVTDQWGTANPMDEFVAKESFNDPDRGVFVAPPV from the coding sequence ATGCCTGACCGTCTCATCACCCACCTGCGCCATGTCGCGCTGGCCGTGCCCGACTACGACAAGCAGCACACGTTCTTCACCGACACCTGGGGACTGAGCGAGGTCGCCAACGACAGCGGTGTCTCCTTCCTGGCCGCTGAGGGCTCGCCCGAGCAGTACATCGTCCGGCTGCGCAAGGCCGACGAGAAACGGATCGACCTGGTCTCCTTCGGCGCCGCCACCCCCGAGGACGTCGACGCGCTGGCCGCACGCCTGGTGGCGGACGATGTCCGGATCGTCAGCGAACCCGGGCCGGTGGACACTCCTGGGGGCGGCTACGGCTTCCGGTTCTTCGACATCGACGGCCGCACCGTCGAGGTCTCCAGTGATGTCGCCACCCGCCAGCACCGCAGGGTGGAGGAACGCGAGGCGGTGCCGGTGCGGCTCTCCCACGTGGTGCTCAACTCCACCGACATCAACCGCACCCGCCAGTGGTACGAGCGCCACCTCGGTTTCGCGTTGTCGGACTCGCTCAGCTCGCCGCACATGGGCGAGCTGATGCACTTCATGCGGTGCAACCCGCAGCACCACAGCCTGGCCATCGCCAAGGCGCCGCACCCCTCGCTGCACCACATCTCCTTCGAGATGCGCGGCATCGACGAGTACATGCGCGGCACCGGCCGGCTGCTGCGCTCCGGCATCCGCAAGATCTGGGGTCCGGGGCGCCACCTGGCCGGCGACAACACGTTCTCCTACTTCCTCGACCCGCACGGCAACACCCTGGAGTACACCACCGAGCTGGAGCTCCTGGACGAGGACGCCTGGCACCCGCACGTCTACGACTTCACCCAGCCCGAGGTCACCGACCAGTGGGGCACCGCCAACCCGATGGACGAGTTCGTCGCCAAGGAGTCGTTCAACGACCCCGACCGCGGTGTCTTCGTCGCGCCGCCCGTCTGA
- a CDS encoding fumarylacetoacetate hydrolase family protein: protein MRLATFRHRGARRSGVVSGDALHPLPGDLTALIREGPEALGAAARAALRDPGTVPVPEAGLLSPVDPPTVRDFVAFEEHVEGVRKSVDGVGGVPGAWYDAPAFYFTNPYAVVGTGADIAVPPGCSALDFELEVAAVIGVEGSDLAPERAGAHIAGYTVLNDWSARDLQSAEMKVGLGPAKGKDFATTLGPWLVTPDELEPYRDSDGFLRLGMTVSVNGVEIGRDLLSNMGWPFEELVAYASRGTAVRPGDVLGSGTCGNGGCLAELWGRDGTGEPPPLQPGDTVTMTVDGIGTISNTVVAGADPIPLARARRRDRARPATG, encoded by the coding sequence GTGCGCCTGGCCACGTTCCGACACCGGGGTGCGCGCCGGAGCGGCGTCGTCTCCGGCGACGCCCTCCACCCGCTGCCCGGCGATCTGACCGCGCTCATCCGCGAGGGCCCCGAGGCCCTCGGCGCCGCCGCCCGCGCCGCGCTGCGCGACCCGGGGACCGTTCCGGTGCCGGAGGCGGGCCTGCTGTCCCCCGTCGATCCGCCCACCGTGCGCGACTTCGTCGCCTTCGAGGAGCACGTGGAAGGTGTCCGCAAGAGTGTCGACGGGGTGGGCGGCGTCCCCGGCGCCTGGTACGACGCGCCCGCGTTCTACTTCACCAACCCCTACGCCGTCGTCGGGACCGGAGCCGACATCGCGGTCCCGCCGGGCTGCTCGGCCCTGGACTTCGAACTGGAGGTGGCGGCCGTCATCGGCGTCGAGGGCAGCGACCTGGCCCCCGAGCGGGCCGGGGCGCACATCGCCGGATACACGGTCCTGAACGACTGGTCGGCGCGCGACCTGCAGTCGGCGGAGATGAAGGTGGGTCTCGGCCCGGCGAAGGGCAAAGACTTCGCCACCACCCTCGGGCCCTGGCTGGTGACTCCCGACGAGCTGGAGCCCTACCGCGACAGCGACGGCTTCCTGCGGCTGGGCATGACCGTCTCGGTCAACGGGGTAGAGATCGGGCGCGACCTGCTGTCCAACATGGGTTGGCCCTTCGAGGAGCTGGTCGCCTACGCCTCCAGGGGAACCGCAGTGCGCCCCGGCGACGTGCTCGGCTCGGGAACCTGCGGCAACGGGGGATGCCTGGCGGAGCTGTGGGGGCGCGACGGCACCGGGGAACCCCCGCCGCTCCAGCCGGGCGACACCGTCACCATGACCGTCGACGGCATCGGCACCATCAGCAACACGGTGGTCGCGGGTGCCGACCCGATCCCGCTTGCCCGGGCACGGCGCCGCGACCGCGCACGCCCGGCCACCGGGTGA